From a region of the Oryza sativa Japonica Group chromosome 6, ASM3414082v1 genome:
- the LOC4341475 gene encoding transcription factor GAMYB — translation MRMEGSSPMEEEEEAARLAGSQGESPAMLHPNGDGDGDGGDDEGDASGGEEEQGGVARAGVRRRGGGGRVRVRGRIPLKKGPWTPDEDKRLREYVEAHGEGNWNRVQRNAGLNRCGKSCRLRWANHLKPDLKKGPFSKEEEEMIIKLHLWLGNKWAKMANSLPGRTDNEIKNFWNTRCKRIQRTGEPLYPKEFNHFKLTDLEVMNCESPDESRAKKRTNEVLQGNGQSYKEVFFDNLDYSRPENYIRPNCVTPNSLPVDATSPFGSAIATQDQSVPFGSAIVSGHPILDGNFSTSGTIQRPMNVELPSLQYPNYDFNNNNAWSYHDPLGHPIDQVDFGSLRSEYLSPNNNGLLDALVHGGHGQGELANSQGSFDACFPRVQCNQVIQSNAFSLSSSFPIIGDDLLENSCHAFVGINNNASSLFLDSQPPPLVDPTFWRHDVSLEPNLPVYCQFNEELPPSNEQFAKDADDAFGHGGLSDETNLAAAGQGDEHDLEDPWASMPGACDIPDFPSE, via the exons ATGAGGATGGAGGGTTCGTCgccgatggaggaggaggaggaggcggcgaggctggCGGGCTCGCAGGGGGAGTCGCCGGCGATGCTGCACCCGaacggagacggagacggcgacggcggcgatgatgagggtgacgccagcggcggcgaagaggagcAGGGCGGTGTGGCTAGGGCGGGGgttcgtcgccgcggcggcggcggccgtgtgcGCGTGCGTGGCAGGATTCCGCTGAAGAAGGGGCCGTGGACGCCCGACGAGGACAAGCGGCTGCGGGAGTACGTGGAGGCGCACGGCGAGGGGAACTGGAACCGGGTGCAGAGGAACGCGGGGCTGAACCGCTGCGGCAAGAGCTGCCGCCTCCGCTGGGCGAACCACCTCAAGCCCGACCTCAAGAAGGGGCCCTTCAgcaaggaagaggaggagatgatCATCAAGCTCCATTTATGGCTGGGGAACAAGTGGGCTAAGATGGCAAACTCT TTGCCAGGCCGCACAGATAATGAAATCAAGAACTTCTGGAACACTAGATGTAAGAGAATTCAGAGAACTGGTGAACCTCTATATCCGAAGGAGTTTAATCATTTTAAGTTGACAGATCTGGAAGTGATGAACTGTGAAAGCCCTGATGAATCACGTGCCAAGAAACGAACAAATGAGGTTTTACAGGGAAATGGTCAAAGTTACAAAGAGGTTTTTTTCGATAATTTAGACTATAGTAGACCAGAAAATTATATTCGGCCAAATTGTGTGACTCCAAATTCTCTTCCAGTTGATGCCACAAGTCCATTTGGTAGTGCCATTGCCACACAAGATCAGTCAGTACCTTTTGGTAGTGCCATTGTCAGTGGACATCCAATTCTTGATGGCAACTTCTCTACTTCTGGGACCATACAGAGGCCCATGAATGTAGAGCTCCCTTCACTCCAATATCCCAACTATGACTTTAACAATAATAATGCATGGTCATATCACGACCCCTTAGGACATCCTATTGACCAGGTTGACTTTGGCTCCCTGAGATCAGAATATCTCTCTCCAAACAACAATGGTCTGCTGGATGCATTGGTTCATGGAGGACATGGACAAGGGGAACTTGCAAATTCCCAAGGATCTTTTGATGCTTGTTTTCCTCGTGTTCAATGCAATCAAGTGATTCAATCGAATGCTTTCTCTCTGAGTTCTTCCTTTCCAATCATTGGTGATGATCTCCTCGAGAACA GTTGTCATGCTTTTGTTGGCATCAACAATAATGCAAGCAGCCTATTCCTTGACAGCCAACCTCCACCCTTGGTGGACCCTACTTTCTGGAGGCACGATGTATCACTAGAACCGAATTTGCCAGTTTATTGCCAGTTTAACGAAGAATTGCCGCCCTCAAATGAGCAGTTTGCCAAAGATGCAGATGACGCTTTCGGTCATGGGGGTCTTTCTGATGAGACCAATCTAGCTGCTGCAGGTCAAGGCGATGAACATGACCTTGAGGACCCCTGGGCGAGCATGCCCGGTGCCTGTGACATACCTGATTTTCCAAGTGAATGA
- the LOC107276149 gene encoding uncharacterized protein, which translates to MMRPSGLLISGGSVVVRPATMAARAPSRLPSVVVHLPRCTATGGPPHCRLTAEASSVLPNMSVASPWVNDDDLTEISIYEVIAWSAEEAMELIKQTPPPPPPPPPPPSPPATHDVGQPPPPPSLAAPPPAQHDMGKLLRMYARLLRRLESQAIDMYAGSRRLVEYHVMAWGAYEATRPALLGLGFMAGPGIEEVLIECINRGNAAVAAAAAAGDGQPRLLAAFGIKPESLPANPTERRFVAGILYAALEMRNCVRRRVRWLRRVERFNQRRREEEAEAAMRREEEEARRKLEVQKVLEGYEEFINFK; encoded by the exons ATGATGCGCCCCTCCGGCCTCCTCATCAGCGGCGGCTCCGTAGTCGTGCGGCCGGCAACCATGGCTGCGCGCGCCCCCTCGCGGCTTCCGTCCGTCGTCGTCCACCTCCCGAGGTGCACCGCCACAGGAGGGCCGCCGCACTGCAGGCTGACAGCGGAGGCATCGTCCGTCCTCCCCAACATGTCCGTAGCGTCCCCATGGGTCAACGATGACGACCTCACcgag ATTTCCATCTACGAGGTAATTGCGTGGTCTGCAGAAGAAGCCATGGAACTCATCAAGCagactccacctccaccacctcctcctcctcctcctccctctcctccggcGACGCACGACGTGGGccagccacctcctcctccctcccttgcagcgccgccgccggcgcagcaCGACATGGGCAAGCTACTCCGCATGTACGCGCGGCTGCTCCGCCGCCTGGAGTCGCAGGCCATCGACATGTACGCCGGCAGCAGGAGGCTGGTGGAGTACCACGTCATGGCGTGGGGCGCCTACGAGGCGACCCGGCCCGCGCTCCTCGGCCTCGGGTTCATGGCGGGGCCAGGGATCGAGGAGGTTCTCATCGAGTGCATCAACAGGGgcaacgccgccgtcgccgccgccgccgccgccggcgacggccagcCGAGGCTGCTCGCCGCGTTCGGGATCAAGCCGGAGAGCCTGCCGGCGAACCCGACGGAGAGGCGCTTCGTGGCCGGCATCCTGTACGCTGCGCTGGAGATGAGGAACTGCGTGCGGAGGCGGGTCCGGTGGCTGAGGAGGGTGGAGAGGTTCaaccagcggcggcgggaggaagaggcggaggcggccatgaggagggaggaggaggaggcgaggaggaagcTGGAGGTGCAAAAGGTTCTTGAGGGGTATGAggaatttataaattttaaataa